TCGCCGGCTTTGTCAATCGGAATAGGCCAAACATTTGTTCAGATATTGTCAACAAATCTGGCAATTAATAGTCAGTTCAGTGAGTGTTCTGTGTAAAAATTGTGAAGCTAGAAATAAGTTACAATAAAACGCCTAAGTTCGCCTGTATTTTCAGTAGTAATTTCGAACTGCATGGTTCGCAGCCTCCCTGAAAAAATCAACGCGTGCGTGGATTCTGCCGAAGACCAATCCAAAAAGAAGTGAAAAGTGAACAAATAGCACAGTAATTCGAATTACTTTCTTCAATTAGTGCACATACGTACGTATTTATTGTCTGAAAATCAGAATCAGTGAGAATCCCAATGTTCTATCAGAATGAACGGTCATCATCGCAAGAGAAAGTGGCAAGCTGGGCGCGGTGAGGATCTCACCCCCGACGACCGTAGTGAGTTAATTGCCGAGTTGATGGCTAAACTAGACGGAGTCAATTTCGTCGCCGACTTTTTCCACATCTGTCGACTGAAACTGCTGATCACCGACTGCCTGCCCGACCACAAGGAGCAGCTGCTACGCATTCTCATAGGCTGTGTGACCCGGCCCCCCAGCCCGGCCACAGCTAGCTACGCCAAAATTGTGAGTCTCCTCTGCAACGACTTTGATCTCCTGATGGTCGACTGCATCCGCGCCCTGATGGTGGTCCACCAGAAGGCACTCATCGATGGCAAGTGGGAGAAGGCGCGCGGCCTGGAGAGCTTCTTCGCCGAGCTATGCAAGTGACATAGCATAGAAGGGCCCTGGCTATGCAGTTTGATCACTGCACTGCCCCTGTTCGGACACGATACGTAATACATATCAAACTCTCGGTAAACAAAACATAGCATATTCAATAACACGACATTAACACACGAGCCTAACACACGAGCCAAATAAACGAAGAATCTAGGCAACGATATTGGTGCACTTTAAGGATTTGTTTTAGGTACTActcgtattattatttattcaacAGAAATTCCCCACCATCCAGCCCCGCAACACACTCGACAATCCGTTTGAAGAACTCAGCGTCGACCAGCTCGACGATCCGCACATTCCCATTTTGTCATCTTCGCTGCAGCTAACCAGGGGCTCCATGGCCCCCAGGTAGATGGGCACCTGGAATCACACCACACAAAGGATGTGTGGGGAAATTATCCACATGCACATGCCCCTCTGTACTAACATCTTGGCTCACTCAAATTTCACAGTTTTATTTTGAAGAGTGAGAGGTTTTAGATTGGCTAACGACCCAACAAAATTTTGGATCAAGCTCAAACTGCCATTTGATTATGTTTATTAAACATACGAGTAAAATCTGCGTCCAACAAAGGGGGGAGGCGGGGGGTGTGCATTAAAGCTACTTGAAGAGCAGAGGCAACCTGCAGTGAGGCTCCGTCTGACTGGGATTGTCCGAATAGAGCGACATGGTCCTAGCGGTGAGATCGAAAATGCCAACGGCAATGGTTTTGACCACCTCATCACAGCTGCCATTCTCGCGCCACACGCAATACATTCCCCCAGAAACATCGCCCAGCATATGGCGCACATCCTGCTCGCTCGATGGCGGCTTGTAGGTGCCGAGCGCCTGCATTCGCGATACGCTGGAGTCGACCATCAGAGCGTTGGCCTGATCCTGGCGTATGCGATCGAATCTAGGATCGAATCGAGAATTACTCAAGCTGCGCTAATGACTACTGGTAGATCTCTGGTACTCACTGATTCACATGGTAGTTATGATTGCCCAAGGGTATCTCCTTGATGTTCAAAAGCGACTCATTCTTACGGTCTGGCGAAGGCGCCATCTCCACATTATAGAACATCTGGCGGGGATCGCTGTGAAATCAAGGAACAAGAAAACTGCAGACTGTTGACCGTTGACCAAAGTCCCTTTGATACTCACGCCAAGAAGGTAAAGTTAATGGAGCAGGCATCGGCTGCTCCCACACCTGCGTCCTTGAGCACCCTAAAAGCATCGTCCACATTGCTGGTGGCCAGCAGGGCTCGTGTCAAGAAGTGTCTCGCTAAAAAGCATTAAAGCCAACCCTCATTAAAGGTCTCTTATCCCATCGAAAGGGAAATGGGAAGTACACTCACGTGTCTTGCCACTGCGCAACAGCTCCGCACTGATCGTATTGATGCTGAAGACCAGGCCATGATAATTCTGATTCATGGTGTAGCCGGGCAAGTGTCCGGCATAGCACAGGGACATAAAGTGCTCCTCCTTGACATTGTATTTGCCCTGCGGCTTGTCGCTGATGATGTGCGCGTCAACAAAATAGTAATGATTGAGGGATTCCGTCAGGGCATCCTCGGTGTGACCCAACAGTCGCTATAAACGAGACGTTGCACTGTATTAAAGCAATCTTCTGGGGCTCCTCTAGGCTTTACCTACGCAATTCTTTTGGTTGACAATGATTGTGGAGCAGCCAGTCGGCTGGTTATTGTTGCGCGGCTGTAGCTTCAACGCCTGCGGCAGGATGTCGTCAAGGTGCAGGAGAAAGAGCTGAAATAtgataaacgttttaaaaacaaaattaaatatatatattaaaatataacCATGTACGTCTGCTAATCTCTTTATTTATAAGATATACAGCTGAAATTTTTCAAACAGCAGTACCGTTCT
The Drosophila miranda strain MSH22 chromosome XL, D.miranda_PacBio2.1, whole genome shotgun sequence genome window above contains:
- the LOC117187426 gene encoding uncharacterized protein LOC117187426, which gives rise to MKFFNLQQLYLNSAEFSLQILFAIFTVKIKCFVFQKLNLFHRKKKLFLLHLDDILPQALKLQPRNNNQPTGCSTIIVNQKNCRLLGHTEDALTESLNHYYFVDAHIISDKPQGKYNVKEEHFMSLCYAGHLPGYTMNQNYHGLVFSINTISAELLRSGKTPRHFLTRALLATSNVDDAFRVLKDAGVGAADACSINFTFLADPRQMFYNVEMAPSPDRKNESLLNIKEIPLGNHNYHVNQFDRIRQDQANALMVDSSVSRMQALGTYKPPSSEQDVRHMLGDVSGGMYCVWRENGSCDEVVKTIAVGIFDLTARTMSLYSDNPSQTEPHCRLPLLFK
- the LOC117187456 gene encoding uncharacterized protein LOC117187456 yields the protein MNGHHRKRKWQAGRGEDLTPDDRSELIAELMAKLDGVNFVADFFHICRLKLLITDCLPDHKEQLLRILIGCVTRPPSPATASYAKIVSLLCNDFDLLMVDCIRALMVVHQKALIDGKWEKARGLESFFAELCK